A section of the Armatimonadota bacterium genome encodes:
- a CDS encoding DUF58 domain-containing protein: MSALLLDPDFLRELERLTLLVRRRVRSRSGGDRPSALVGRGVEFADYRSYQVGDDYRFVDWNAYARLDRLFVKLTTTEEDLDVHLLLDASASMGFGSPTKMDYAKQLAAALGYISLVNLERVGVVVLQGRRIQVLPPRRGRQYAHTLFSFLEQVRPEGPTALASALADYTARTRRRGVAILLTDLLDPAGYEEALRRLRYGRFETFLVQILSEEELFPTLRGELRLVDAETGSVLEWTSSRESLEAFVRARDGFLEACRQFCFRHGIAYLRTTTRVPVRELVLRYMRAAGLVRG, from the coding sequence GTGAGCGCCCTCCTGCTGGATCCCGACTTCCTCCGCGAGCTGGAGCGCCTCACCCTCCTCGTGCGCCGGCGGGTCCGCAGCCGGTCCGGCGGGGATCGGCCCAGCGCGCTCGTGGGCCGCGGGGTGGAGTTCGCGGACTACCGCTCCTACCAGGTGGGCGACGACTACCGGTTCGTGGACTGGAACGCGTACGCCCGTCTGGACCGGCTGTTCGTGAAGCTCACCACCACGGAGGAGGACCTTGACGTCCACCTCCTTCTGGACGCGAGCGCTTCCATGGGGTTCGGCTCCCCGACCAAGATGGACTATGCGAAGCAACTGGCGGCGGCTCTGGGGTACATCTCCCTGGTGAACCTGGAACGGGTGGGCGTGGTGGTCCTGCAGGGCCGCCGCATCCAGGTGCTTCCGCCCCGCCGGGGTCGGCAGTACGCACACACCCTCTTCTCCTTCCTGGAGCAGGTCCGGCCGGAAGGTCCCACGGCCCTGGCCTCCGCCCTCGCGGACTACACCGCCCGCACCCGGCGTCGGGGCGTGGCGATCCTGCTCACGGATCTTCTGGACCCCGCGGGCTACGAGGAAGCGCTGAGACGGCTGCGCTACGGACGGTTCGAGACGTTCCTCGTCCAGATCCTCAGCGAGGAGGAGCTCTTCCCAACCCTCCGGGGAGAGCTGCGGCTGGTGGATGCGGAGACGGGGTCCGTCCTGGAGTGGACGAGTTCCCGGGAGAGCCTGGAGGCCTTCGTGCGAGCCCGGGACGGGTTCCTGGAGGCGTGCCGGCAGTTCTGCTTCCGGCACGGGATCGCCTACCTCCGGACCACCACCCGTGTGCCGGTGCGGGAGCTGGTGCTGCGCTACATGCGGGCCGCGGGACTGGTGCGGGGATGA